DNA from Candidatus Methylomirabilota bacterium:
GTCCGGCTTCGTGAAGGCCGCCGCGCCCATCCAGGACCAGCTGGCCACGGAGCTCGGGCCCCATGCGGTCAAGATCCTGGGTCTCGTCCGCTCGGTGAAGTAGTCCCACCGAGTGTGACGGGGGGCGGCGGCGCACGTGGCAAGCGTTACCGATTTTGTCGCAAATAGAGCGCTGATCCTCCAGCGCCACCGCCACCTGAAATGGAAATGGCTGGACCCGCTTGAGGCCGCGTTGATGGTGCTGTGCGGTGTGTGCATCGGCACCTTTAGCCTGTGCGTCTTCCTCGACGTGGTGACGCGCACCATCGGCTATCCCTGGCTGTGGCTGCAACAGGCGACCACGGCATTCTTCGCCTGGGGCGCGTTCATCGGCATTGCCGCCGCCACGCGGCGCAACGACCATATCTACCTGTCCGAGATCACCAAGCATATGACCGGCACCAACCGCTGGGCGATCGAGACCTTCAACCGTCTGGTTGTGCTGATCGTGGCCGGATTCATGGTCTGGTTCGGCTACAAGAACGCGATGCTGGACCTGGGCAGCTTCCGCATGCCCTGGCTCATTCCCCTGACCGTCTATACCGGCGTCGTGCCGATCTCGGGCGCCCTGGTGATGCTGTTTTGCGTCGAGCAGATGGTCAATGGATGGCACAACGGCTTCGAGGGTCCAGAGGACGACGAATTCCTGCCGGAGCCCGTGGAATGAGCTCCGGCCTGCTTCTGGTCGTGATGGGAGGCTTGTTCCTGCTGTTGGGCTACATGGGCGTGCCGGTGGCGTTCGCGATCATAGCGGGCGTGCTGGTGGTGACGGCGTTCACCCCGATCAGCTTCCAGTCGATGATCGGCCAGTTGTTCCACGGCATCGACTCCGAGGCGCTCCTGGCCGTCCCCTTCTTCCTCCTCGTCGGCGAGCTGATGTCGTCGTCCGACGTGATCCATCGCATGATCCGTCTCGCCCAGGCGCTGGTGGGGCATCTGCGCGGCGGGCTGGCCCAGGTCGTCACGCTGTTCAGCATGTTCTTCGCGGGCATCTCGGGCTCCTCGGCCGCCGACGTCGCGGTGCTGAGCCGCACCGTGGCGCCCGAGATGGACAAGGAGCACTACGACCGCGCCTTCACCGCGGCGCTGATCGCCTCAGCCTCGACCATGGCCAACCTGATCCCGCCCTCGATCATGGCGGTGGTCTACGGCGCCACCGGCAACGTGTCGATCGGCGGATTGTTCCTGGCCGGCGTGGTGCCGGGCGTGATGATCGGCATCGGGCTGATGATCTACAGTTACTTCTTCGGGCCCATCGGCACCATGAAGAAGCGCGCAGGCCTCGTGGACATCTTCGTGGCGGCGCGCGGCTCGGCCCTGCCGATGGTGATTCCGGTCATCATCATGGGGGGCATCCTGACCGGCTGGTTCACGCCGACCGAGGCCGGCATGGTCGCGGCGGCCTACATCTTGCTGGTGCTCATCCCGGTGCTGAATCCGCGCCACATCCGCCGCCTGCCGGGCGACTTCATGTACACCGGCCTGCTGTACTCGCTGCCGCTGGCGCTGGTGGCCGCCGCCTCGGCCTTCGGCTGGATGCTCGCCTATCTGCGCGGCCCCGACACGGTGGCCGAGTACATCAGCTACTACGCCGGCACCGACCCGAGGATGATCATGTTGCTCCTGGTCGTGCTGTTCGTGATCCTCGGCGACTTCATCGACGCGATCCCGGCCATCATCATCTTCATGCCCATCATCAACAAGCTGACGGAGGTGGGCCACATCAACCCCGTGCACATGGGCGTGGTCATCATCACCACGCTGGTGTTCGGATTGATCACGCCGCCCTACGGGCTGTGCTTGCTGATCGCGTCGAAATTCATCGGCGTGCCCTTCTACCGCGCGATGGTCCGGTCGCTCCCTCTCTACATCGTGTTCTTCTTCACCATCGCCTTCGCCGTGCTGTTCCCCGACGTGGTGCTGTGGCTGCCGAAGCAGCTGCTGCCGCAATCGGTCGGCTGTTTCCCCAACCCCAGCGGAGCCGGCTGGATCTGCCCCAAATAGCGGGCGCTTTGCGCCCCCCTTCGGCCCCCTATGATGGCGCGCTGAAACCGGCGCGAAGGACATGTCCGTGGCGGGCACGCGCAAAGAAACCGACTCGATGGGCGAGGTCGAGGTCCCGGCCGACCGGCACACAGCGCCCCGTCCTGAAGAAACTCTTTCGTGGGTGATTGAGTCGTGTCGAAATGTTTTCGAGTCACACGGCGCGAAGAGCTTGGCGAATACGCGACCGTGACTGAACACGGGTCTTAGTCTCGAAGAATTCGTCTTAAGCCCCGCGTTCAGAATCTCGGTCCGCAGCGCACGCGAGAAGGTCGCAAAACTCAGGCACTCGCGAAGCTGGTTCGCGGCGTTCCGAAACGACTTGATTCCTGAACCCCTCGCGAAGATCGCCAGGGTCCTCACGATCCGCACCTCAGCGGCCCCCACCCCTCACCGAGGAGCGGCGCGACCAAGCGCCGCATTCTTCTCGGCTGCATATGCGTCGGCTCGCTCGCGGGCTTCGAAACCGCAGAACAGGATTGACCAAGGGGAGTCGCCGTCAGCGACGTCTACCGCCTCGACAATCCAGGCGCCTGGGAAGTCCTTGCTCTCCCTGGACTGATATCGCATCCGCCCCCCGGTACTAAGCGCCAAAGAAGCGATCGCACTCGCCTTTCACAATGCGGTAGCACTCACAGGCTGCCGCTTCCAAACCCGAGCGATCGAGGATGGTGATCCGGCCGCGCCGGTAGCTGATCAGCCCTGCCCTTTGCAAGGCGCTGGCCGCTTGACTGGCGCTCCCGCGATTTACTCCCAGCGTCTGCGACAGGAGTTCTTGAGTGGACTGTATCTCGCTGGATTGCGCGCGATCCTGGGACGTGAGCAGCCAGCGACAGAGGCGTTGCTTTATGCTGTGAAACCGGTTACAGGCGCCCGACTGAGACAACACCACGACCAAGGTATGCAGGTAGTGCAACACTAGCTTGTGAAGCGGACCGCATCGATCAAACTCCTTTCGCAGCACATCGGCTTTCATCCTCCAGGCCAGACCGGGCGCCTGGACGATGACTTTGTAAGGGAGCCCGTGACTCCGCAGGACGATGGGTATCCCGATCAGACCTTCGTCGCCGACCACACTCACCTCGATGGACGTTCCGTCTTCGGCCACAGAAAGGATCGAGGCGATGGCCGTATCGAGGAAGTATGCCGAGTGCATGACGCCACCGGGCTCATACAGCACCTGGCCGGACGTCAACGTGACGGACGCCAGATCGGGGCGAATCCGCGCATATTCCTTGCGCGGCAGACCGGCCAGAATACGGTTACGGATTGGAACTTGTTTTCTCACGTCGTCGGCCAGAGTGTCCTCCTCTTGTCAGATGACGGACCGTGCCCGCGCCGTGCGGGCGACGCACAGATTGTCGAAACCGTCCGCCATTCTATACGGCCGATCGGGCAATGTCTGTCGTGTCCCCGACATATGAGACCGGCGGCAGGGGGGCGTGACAAAGGCAGCGGGGCAGGTCCACCCTTTCCTCGGAGAGGGAGAGGGTCTTCAGGGCCGATGCAACTCATCGGATCCTCGCCCATCTCGGGCTTCCAGGTACACGGGCCGGCCCGCTGCTTCCGTTGTCCATGACTGAGGCAGGAGCCGAGCCGCAGGCTCTCCCCGGCGTCAACTTCTGGGCGGTGCCGGTGGGCCCAGGCAGCCGCGGATGTCTGCCCTGCCGCGGCCTGGCGCCCCGCTTGACAGCTCTCACCTCCTGCATCGAGGCGCCGATTTGACTGCTCAGCCGCGCGCTGGCAGGATCGGCCCGAGATGGGAGGGCCGTTATCCGCGCTGTGACAAGGAGGGAAGAGCCTGGGCCGCGGGGCGCCCTGACCGAGAACGGGCGCTATGTTAGCTAGGCCCACGCTCCTTGTTCAGCCGCCTGTCACGACGGGCGGGATCTTGTCCGCCCAGGGCGCCGCGGCCTCGAAGGCCGCCGCCGCGCGCAGCACCATGGCCTCCTGCCGTCGCCGTCCCACGATCTGGAGCCCTACCGGCAAGCCACTCCTGGTGAAGCCGCACGGAACGGAGATGACGGGCAGCGCCGTCACCGTGATGCCGTAGGTCAGGAAGAACCACTGCGTGTAGTTGTCGAGCAGCTTGCCGTTGATGTGCGTCGGGTAGGGCTGCTCGACGGGGAACGGCGGCACGG
Protein-coding regions in this window:
- a CDS encoding Crp/Fnr family transcriptional regulator → MRKQVPIRNRILAGLPRKEYARIRPDLASVTLTSGQVLYEPGGVMHSAYFLDTAIASILSVAEDGTSIEVSVVGDEGLIGIPIVLRSHGLPYKVIVQAPGLAWRMKADVLRKEFDRCGPLHKLVLHYLHTLVVVLSQSGACNRFHSIKQRLCRWLLTSQDRAQSSEIQSTQELLSQTLGVNRGSASQAASALQRAGLISYRRGRITILDRSGLEAAACECYRIVKGECDRFFGA
- a CDS encoding TRAP transporter large permease — translated: MSSGLLLVVMGGLFLLLGYMGVPVAFAIIAGVLVVTAFTPISFQSMIGQLFHGIDSEALLAVPFFLLVGELMSSSDVIHRMIRLAQALVGHLRGGLAQVVTLFSMFFAGISGSSAADVAVLSRTVAPEMDKEHYDRAFTAALIASASTMANLIPPSIMAVVYGATGNVSIGGLFLAGVVPGVMIGIGLMIYSYFFGPIGTMKKRAGLVDIFVAARGSALPMVIPVIIMGGILTGWFTPTEAGMVAAAYILLVLIPVLNPRHIRRLPGDFMYTGLLYSLPLALVAAASAFGWMLAYLRGPDTVAEYISYYAGTDPRMIMLLLVVLFVILGDFIDAIPAIIIFMPIINKLTEVGHINPVHMGVVIITTLVFGLITPPYGLCLLIASKFIGVPFYRAMVRSLPLYIVFFFTIAFAVLFPDVVLWLPKQLLPQSVGCFPNPSGAGWICPK
- a CDS encoding TRAP transporter small permease, which produces MASVTDFVANRALILQRHRHLKWKWLDPLEAALMVLCGVCIGTFSLCVFLDVVTRTIGYPWLWLQQATTAFFAWGAFIGIAAATRRNDHIYLSEITKHMTGTNRWAIETFNRLVVLIVAGFMVWFGYKNAMLDLGSFRMPWLIPLTVYTGVVPISGALVMLFCVEQMVNGWHNGFEGPEDDEFLPEPVE